A genomic stretch from Mya arenaria isolate MELC-2E11 chromosome 10, ASM2691426v1 includes:
- the LOC128206887 gene encoding interferon alpha-inducible protein 27-like protein 2A, whose product MPEFWSAAVGVTAGVAAMVGAPVALGALGFGSAGVVAGSIAAGIQGPAVVSGSFFALAQSAGVAGLALGTKAALFVGGAAVGALGSSLK is encoded by the exons ATGCCAG AATTTTGGAGTGCAGCAGTTGGCGTGACCGCAGGTGTTGCAGCAATGGTTGGTGCCCCTGTTGCTTTAGGCGCCCTCGGGTTTGGGTCAGCCGGCGTCGTTGCTGGGTCTATCGCAGCTGGTATTCAG GGACCAGCCGTGGTATCCGGAAGTTTCTTTGCGCTTGCGCAGAGCGCAGGAGTGGCGGGTTTAGCTCTCGGGACAAAGGCTGCCTTATTTGTTGGTGGAGCGGCTGTAGGTGCTTTGGGAAGTTCACTGAAATAA